Proteins co-encoded in one Sander vitreus isolate 19-12246 chromosome 9, sanVit1, whole genome shotgun sequence genomic window:
- the LOC144523253 gene encoding angiopoietin-related protein 4-like, producing the protein MKMPQLLILLMTILVHAATAFPTDRRALLIQDEHASWDDVNVVAHGLLQLGQGLKEHVDKTKAQMRDINAKLKAFNGTVAGLERRQQEQGEALKARSKEEEEERERLAEEVKTQSEGIHTRMDRLEEKVDEVLKEPTLKSNNSENTRVSFIQRLVAAQNRRIDQLVEKITQQQDKLEKQSLYLQTMQRKVAHKRVKSHRRRDEETALMGEPAEHSKDASGLARDCHDLFIRGQRASGVYRIQPESSKPFNVLCEMTKEGGWTVIQKRHDGSQNFNQLWESYKKGFGNLNGEFWLGLENMHSLSKQGQYVLQVELSDWAGEQQQEARYRLQLDGEEKTFALHLESSSGVQEKILTTGESGLPFSTVDRDNDLAADVNCAELLSGGWWFSSCGESNLNGKYPRRPNLLRGQQSRRQGMFWTSTKGQINSVKTTLLKIAPTTIEQ; encoded by the exons CGTGAACGTGGTGGCTCACGGCCTCCTGCAGCTGGGCCAGGGTCTGAAGGAGCACGTCGACAAGACCAAAGCCCAGATGAGAGACATCAATGCCAAACTGAAGGCCTTCAACGGCACGGTGGCTGGCCTGGAGAGGAGGCAGCAGGAGCAAGGTGAAGCTCTGAAGGCAAGAagcaaagaggaggaggaggagagggagaggctgGCCGAGGAGGTGAAGACACAGAGCGAGGGCATCCACACCAGGATGGACAGACTGGAGGAGAAGGTGGATGAGGTGCTTAAAGAGCCGACACTGAAAAGCAACAACAGCGAAAACACAAGAGTCTCATTTATCCAG AGACTGGTAGCAGCTCAGAACAGACGCATTGACCAGCTGGTGGAGAAAATCACACAGCAACAAGACAAACTGGAGAAACAGAGTCTGTACCTGCAAACAATGCAGAGAAAG GTTGCACACAAGAGAGTAAAATCACACCGACGGAGAGATGAGGAGACGGCACTGATGGGAGAGCCAGCAGAGCACAGCAAAGACGCATCAG GTTTGGCCAGAGACTGTCATGACCTGTTTATCCGCGGGCAGCGAGCCAGCGGTGTCTACAGGATCCAACCAGAGAGCTCCAAGCCCTTTAACGTCCTCTGTGAAATGACTAAAG AAGGTGGATGGACCGTTATCCAGAAACGTCATGATGGATCCCAGAACTTCAACCAGCTGTGGGAAAGCTATAAGAAAGGCTTCGGCAACCTGAATG GTGAGTTTTGGTTGGGCTTGGAGAACATGCACTCTCTCTCCAAACAAGGCCAGTACGTCCTGCAGGTGGAGCTCTCCGATTGGGCAGGAGAGCAGCAACAGGAGGCTCGGTATCGACTCCAACTTGACGGAGAAGAGAAGACGTTTGCTCTCCACCTGGAATCTTCATCTGGGGTTCAGGAGAAAATACTGACAACCGGAGAATCTGGTCTTCCTTTTTCCACAGTCGACAGAGACAACGACCTCGCTGCAGATGTCAACTGTGCTGAACTGCTCTCAG GTGGTTGGTGGTTCAGTAGCTGTGGTGAGTCAAACCTTAATGGTAAATATCCCAGAAGGCCGAACTTGCTCAGGGGACAGCAGTCCAGAAGACAAGGGATGTTTTGGACGTCCACAAAGGGACAAATCAACTCTGTAAAGACCACTCTTCTGAAAATCGCGCCCACCACAATAGAGCAATAA